In the genome of Paenarthrobacter ureafaciens, the window GCTGCGGATAGTCGACGACGCCGATGTCACCAGGGCGGTCAGCGAACCGCCGGTGGATACCCGTGCGTACTTCCGCGGTAAATGCGTTTCCACCTTCGGCAAGGACGTCGTGGGAGCCAGCTGGGACTCGGTTATTTTCGATGTCCCGGGACTGGGAAAACTGCAGCGCGTACCCACCAGGGAGCCATTGCGCGGTACGCAGGCGCTCACGGAACCACTGTTCCGGAAGCACCAGGAAGCAGGCCCGTTCCTTGCCGAGTTGCTTGGCCGGAAACCTGCGGCGCCCCGAGACTAACCAACAGCAGTCACCTGCGGAAACAGCCCGGCCGAAGCCGGGCGGAGCAGCCCATCGCGTGGCAATATGGCAGTAGGAAGTCCGCATCCCGCGGACGGACAGTAGGGAGAAAGAAATGGCAGGTCAGGAGCAGCAGCAACCCCAGGCGCGGGAAACTGAGACTGAAGTCGACGTCCCGGAGGCACCTCCCGCCGCTCCTGAGGCCCAGGCCTCGGAAGCTACGCAAGGCGTGGATGATCTCCTCGACGAAATCGATGGCGTCCTGGAATCCAACGCCGAGGAATTCGTGAGGGCTTTCGTCCAAAAGGGCGGCCAGTAACGAACCACCACAGGATGTACTGCCCGGCCGGCGCGAGGCCGCCGGGCATCGGAATGCGAGTCGAAGGAGTGCAGCAATGCAGGACCCATCAATCGGCCCCCTGGCCAACCAGGCAACGTCTTCATTCACAGAGCATCTCCAACGCTCGCGTCCCGAACTCCTTCCGTTCAACCAAACACTTCCCGCCGGCGCAGCTCCGGCTGCACCGCACGCCACCACCATTGTGGCCATGACCTATGCCGGCGGCGTGCTGATGGCCGGCGACCGGCGGGCCACCATGGGCAATGTCATCGCGAGCCGGCACATTGAGAAAGTCTTTCCCGCAGACCAGTACTCCGTGCTGGGCATAGCCGGCACCGCAGGCCTCGCGATCGATATCACCCGGCTGTTCCAAGTCGAGCTGGAGCATTACGAGAAGATCGAAGGCACGCTCCTCAGCCTGGTGGGCAAAGCCAACCGATTGGGGGCCATGATCCGGGGCAACCTGCCCATGGCGATGCAGGGGATGGCCGTCATACCGCTCTTTGCCGGATTCGACCACGGATCCGCCACCGGCAGGCTCTTCTCCTACGACCTGACGGGTGGCCGGTACGAGGAGTACGAGCACCACTCGGTCGGCTCGGGTTCCGTTTTTGCCCGGGGTGCCCTGAAAAAGCTGTGGCGGCCGAACCTTAGCGAGGACGAAGCCGTGGCTGTCGCCGTCGAATCCCTCTACGACGCCGCCGACGACGACTCCGCAACCGGGGGACCGGACCCCGTCAGGCAGCTGTGGCCGGTGGTGTACGCCGTTAACCGCGCCGGTCACAGGAGGATTCCGGAACGGGAACTCGCTGCGATTTCGGCGGCCATTGTCGAATCACGCGCTATCGCCGGACGGGAGGCCTGAGATGACGCAGCAGTTCTATGTCTCACCTGAGCAGCTGATGAAGGACCGCGCGGACTTTGCGCGGAAGGGCATCGCCCGCGGCCGCTCGGTCATCGTCATCAGCTGCGCGGACGGGATCGCCTTGGTGGCTGAGAATCCCTCTCCTTCGCTGCATAAAATCGGCGAGATATACGACAAAATAGCGTTCGCTGCCGTTGGGAAGTACAACGAATTTGAGAGCCTGCGGCAGGCAGGGGTCCGCTACGCCGACGTGCGCGGCTATTCCTACGACCGCGAGGACGTCACCGCCCGGGGCCTGGCCAGCGTCTACGCCCAGAGCCTCGGCGCCGTCTTCACTGCCGAACAGAAACCCTTCGAGGTGGAACTGGCCGTAGCAGAGGTTGGCCCCCGGCAGGAGCTGGACCACTTGTACAGGCTCACCTTCGACGGCTCGATTGCCGACGAAAACGGCTTTGTGGTGATGGGCGGTGTCGCGGACCAGATTTCGGACGTCGTCAAGGACACCTGGGACGCCGGCCTGGACTTTCCAGGCGCGCTGCGGCTGGCCCTGCGTGCCCTCGCCGCGGACAAGGACGTGGATGCCCTGCCACCGACGGCCGTCGAAGCCGCCGTCCTGGAGCGCGCATCCGAAAGCAGCCGCGGAACACGCCGGGCTTTCCGTCGCCTGCTCCCCGAGGATCTTGCCCAGTTGCTCGTTGAGGAGGCCTGAAATGGACAAGCGGATATTCGGCATCGAAACTGAGTTCGGGATCTCATATTCGAGCCCCGATTCCAGGCCCTTGGCGCCGGAAGAGGTAGCAAGGTACCTCTTCCGCAAAGTAGTCAGCTGGGGCAGGTCTTCCAACGTCTTCCTGACCAACGGTTCACGGCTGTACCTGGACGTCGGCTCGCATCCCGAATACGCCACAGCCGAGTGCGACGATCTTGCTCAGTTGATTGCCCATGACCGCGCCGGGGAACTCATCCTGGACGACCTCGTGGACGAGGCCCAGGCGCGCCTGGCCGCCGAAGGTTTCAACGGAACCGTGTACCTGTTCAAGAACAACACGGACTCGGCAGGAAACTCCTACGGCAGCCACGAGAACTACCTCATACCGCGGCGCGGTGAGTTCTCCCGGTTGGCCGAGATCCTGATTCCCTTCCTGGTGACGCGGCAACTGATCGCCGGCGCGGGAAAAGTGCTTAAGACCCCGCACGGGGCCACCTTCGCCTTCTCGCAGCGGGCGGACCACATTTGGGAAGGCGTTTCTTCGGCCACCACAAGGTCCCGCCCCATCATCAATACCCGTGATGAGCCTCACGCGGACGCCGAGTTCTACCGCCGTCTGCACGTCATCGTGGGCGATTCGAACATGTCGGAGACTTCCGCCCTGCTCAAAGTGGGCACAGTGGACCTGATCCTCCGCATGATTGAGGCGGGCGTTATCATGCGCGACATGCGCATGGAAAACCCCATCCGGAGCATCCGCGAAATTTCCCATGACCTCAGCGGCAGGGCGCTGGTCCGCCTGGCCAACGGCAGGCAGCTCTCAGCACTGGACATCCAGAGGGAGTACCTGGCCAAAGTCACAGAGTTTGTTGCAGCCAACGGGGCCCACAATCCACACGTGCCGTTGATCATCGATCTTTGGACCAGGACGCTCGACGCGATCGAGAGCGGGAACAGCAGCAGCATCGACACCGAAGTTGACTGGGCCATCAAGAAGAAACTCATGGAAGGCTATATGAAGCGCCATGACATTGGCCTGGATTCGCCGAGGATTGCCCAACTCGACCTCACCTACCACGACATCTCGCGGCAGCGGGGCCTGTTCTTCCTCCTCCAGTCAAGGGGAGCGGCACGGCGATTGGTCACGGAGACCGAGGTGAAGGATGCCGTGGACGCTCCGCCGCAGTCGACGCGGGCCAAGCTGCGGGGAGACTTTGTCCGTCGGGCGCAGGAACTGGGCCGTGACTACACCGTGGACTGGGTCCATCTCAAGCTCAATGACCGGGCGCACCAGACCATTCTCTGCAAGGATCCGTTCCGCAGCGTGGATGAGAGGGTCGACGCCCTCCTTGACTCTATGAGCTGACTCCCAGCTTCGGCGGTTACTCTGGATGTTGGTCTCTTTCCAAGAGGCACCTGATTGGATGCGGCACGGCAATGTCCGTTGCTCGAATATCCGTCCGCTGCTCCAATATCCATTGTCCCGACGAAAGTGTCTTTTTGTGCGACGACTCCTAGCCACACTCCTTCCTGTCCTGCTGCTGTTGACCGCGTGCGGAGGCGGGGATGCCCCCGAATCAGAGCCCACGAGCAAGTCCACGGGAGACATCTCCAAGCTGTCCTCCCTGAAGGTAACCGACAACGGTGACGACAAGGCCCCGGGGCTTGATTTCACCAAGCCCCTGGCTGTCTCCGAACCCACCGTCAAGGTTGTGGACGAAGGCGACGGGGAAACGATCAAGGCCGGCCAGACCGCCGAACTGGCGTATATCGCCGTCGACGGTACCGATGGCAAGACCATTGAGGATACTTACCCTTCCGGCCCCCAGCCGATCGAGCTGGGCGAGGACCTGAAGGCAGGCAACGAGGCCATCTACAACGCTATTGTCGGCGCCAAGGTCGGCTCGCACGTTGCTTTCGCGGCTCCCGGCAACGCCTCCGCCAGCGGACAAGCGGGCACCCAGATCGTCGTGTTCAAACTGCTTGGTGCCAAGGAGACCCCCAAGGCCCTTGAGAAGCCTGAAGGCGAAACCGTGACCCCGCCCGCAGGCCTGCCCACGGTCAAGGAGAACGAGCAGGGCATTCCGGAAATCTCCGTGGCGGGCGTCGCCGCTCCCAAGGAACTCGTCTCGCAGGACCTGATCAAGGGCAATGGCCCCGTGGTGAAGGAAAGCGACACCCTGACCGTCAACTACGTGGGTGTCACCTTGAAGGACGGCACCAAGTTCGATTCCAGCTATGATCGCGGCAAGCCCACCAGCTTCCCGTTGACGGGCGTCATTAAGGGCTGGACGCAGGGCCTCGCCGGCAAGACCGTAGGCTCCCGGGTCCTCCTTGTCATCCCGCAGGATCTTGCTTACGGCGCCGAAGGCCAAGGCGAGGCCAAGGGCGACCTCGTGTTCGTCGTCGACATCCTGGGCGTCAAGTAACAGCCACCGAAGAGCCTGCCGGGCACTTCGCCGGACACCTGGCTTAGGCTTGAACCTGACACCCCACACATTCAGAGGAGCAACCATGTCATTTGGACAGCGCGATTACGACCGCACCAAGCCGGAGATTGAGTTCCCGGAAGGCGATGTACCCACCGAGCTGCGCATCACCGACCTCATTGAGGGCACCGGCGCCGAGGCGAAGGCCGGCGACACCGTGTCAACCCACTACGTAGGCGTTGCTTGGTCGACGGGCGAAGAATTCGACGCTTCCTGGGGCCGCGGCGCTCCGCTGGACTTCCGCGTTGGCGTGGGCCAGGTTATCCAGGGCTGGGACCAGGGCCTGCTCGGCATGAAGGTCGGCGGCCGCCGCCGTTTGGAGATTCCCTCCGAGCTGGCTTACGGCTCCCGCGGCGCCGGTGGAGCCATCAAGCCCAACGAGGCCCTCATCTTTGTTGTTGACCTCGTAGCAGTCCGCTAGGCGCTGCTTCCTGCAAGGGCGCGTCACCTCCGGCTCAACCGGCGGTGACGCGCCCTTGCGGTTTTAAGCCGCGACTTTAGTAACGTAGCAACCGTGTCCGCATCCCGTACTGAACGCCTCCTGAACCTGCTCCTGGCCCTGCTCAATACCAAGGTGGGGTTGAGCCGCGCCGTCCTGAGGGAGAAGGTGTACCGGGGCGCCGCAGACAATGACGCAGCCTTCGGCCGCATGTTTGAACGCGACAAGGTGGACCTCAAGCAGTTCGGCTTCGAGATCGAGACCCTGATGGACACCGGATTCGGCAATGACGATCCCGCCTCCACCCGGTACCGGATCGGCAAGGACTCCAACAGGCTCCCCGACGTGCACCTGACACCTGCGGAGGGAACGGTCCTCCTCCTCGCGGCCCAGCTCTGGGAGAGGGCGGCACTGGGCAAGGCGGCCGCAGATGCCGTGCGGAAGCTCCATGCGGCAGGAGGCTTTAGCGAAGCAGAACTCCCTGCGGGCGTACAGCCGCGGATCAAGCCCGCGGGACAGGCCTTCGACGACGTCGTTGCGGCCATGCATGGCAGGCACCCCATCCGCTTCGGCTACCTGGCAGGAAGCACGAACAGGGAAGAAACCCGCGACGTCGAACCGTGGGGACTCGGCAGCCGGTTCGGCCAGTGGTACCTCGTGGGGTTCGACCTGGGCCGCGGAGCCAAGCGGTTTTACCGGCTCTCCAGGATGACCACGGCGGTCACCGTCCTCACCAACCGTTCCTTTGACCCGCCGGCTGGCTTTGACGCCCGGGCCGAATTGGATTCCCTGCGCGAACTTCCCCTGCGGACGGCCACGCTCGACGTCAAGCCCGGCCGGGTCCTCGCCCTGCGCCACCGCGCCACGGCCGTCACCGAGGGCGCAGGCATCGGACGGGACCTGTTGTCGGTGCCCTTCCGCGACCCGGAACAATTCGCCGAGGAACTCGCCTCCTACGGCCCCCACGTGGCGGTGAGGGAGCCTGCAGACCTGCGCACCGCCGTCGTGCGTCGGCTGGAAGCAGCAGCGGCCTTCAACGCCGCCCCGCCGGTTCCGGTGTCCTTCCCGGACGCTGCGCCCGCCACACGGGCCCGCAAGCGGACATCCGAGGATCAACTGGCCAGGATGCTGCAGCTCGTTCCTTTCCTGGTCCACCATCAGGGACTGCATATCCAGGAGGTGGCGGACCACTTCGGGATCACGCGGAAGGCCCTCATCGACGACCTGAAGATCCTCATCTGTTCGGGACTTCCCGAGGGGTACCCCGACGATTTGTTGGACATCCAATGGGAGAACGACCATGTCTACATCACCGAACACCTGGACTTGAGCCGCCCGGTCCGTTTCAGCGAGGAAGAAGCAGCAGCGCTGCTGACCGGCCTGGCCATGTTGGGCGACCTCCCTGCGCTGGCGGGACTGCCGGACGGTGACGCCGGGAGCGCCTTGGAATCGGTGACCATCAAGCTTGCCGGCGCAGCCGGGGACGCAGCGAGGCTGGCCGGTTCGGTGGCCGGGGCGTCCGTTGCCCCGCAGCAATCCCAGGCATTTGCCGCCATTTCGCAGGCCTTGCGGGACGGCAGCCAACTGCGCTTGAGGTATCTGTCCCCGCAACGCGACGAGGTCAGCGAACGCGATGTGGACCCGCTGAGGCTCTTTTCCATGGACAACACGTGGTATTTCGAGGCGTATTGCCATAGCAAGTCCGGGATCAGGAACTTCCGGCTGGATCGGATTGAATCGCTCGAGCCCAACGGCCGGCCTGTTTCAATGGCAAGCACACCGGAGACCGACGTCCCGGCCAGGCTTTTTACTCCGGGCGACGACGACGCGGTGGTGGTGCTCCAGCTGACCCGCCAAGGAGCCGGCCTGGCCGATGACTACTACGCCGAACGCACGGCACCAATGCCCTACGGCGGTTTGCTCGCCGAGGTCAGGTTCGGCAGCACGGACTGGTTGCCCATGCTCGTGGCCCAGCATGGGGGATCGGCACGGATCATCGATCCCCTGCAGCTCAGGGACGAGGCCCAGGCCTGGCTTCTGGCGGCCCTGAGGCAGTACAGCGGTCCTTCGTCGGTGCAATCCCGGGAAGTTGGCTAGAATACTCAGATGCCTTGGTGGTTTTGGATCCTTTTGTGGATTGCTCTGATAGCGCTGTCCCTACTGCTTCATCTGACGTTGGGGTACCGCTTGTTCCGGAAGTTCATGGCCACCGTCCGCGAATTGGGGGAGGCCGGAAGGCGCTTCGGTACGCTGCCGAAAACAACAGAAAGCAACACTTTGGTGTCGGCAGCGGAAGCGACCGGGGAACGGCCTGCACCGGGGTCCGCGGTTTTTGCCTCCCCGGAACAGATGCGTCATGATTACGTGACGGCCAAGGCCGCCCGGCGGGAAATTCGCCGCCTCAAGCGCGTCCAGCGCAAAGCCGATCGTGGGCAACCCCAGTCCTTGCACGACATAGAATTCAGATAGACGTAGGATGTATCCAAAAGGAAAGGACCTCCACACATGAGGCTTGAAGGCTGGCATCTCATCATCATCATCGTCTTGGCCCTGGTGCTTTTTGCCGCGCCCAAGCTGCCCTCCATGGCACGCAGCATCGGACAGTCGATGCGCATTTTCAAGTCCGAGGTCCGGGAGATGAAGAAGGACGGTGCATCCGAAACGAAGGACACTCAGGCTTCTTCCGACGCCGTCGAAGGCAGGGTTGTGGACCACCCGGACGCAAAGGCAAAGAACAACGGCGAAACGGACGTTCCGCCCTCCAACCGCGTCTAAAGAGAAGTGGTACAGACGAAGGGGCGCAAAGCCAATCCCGAAGCCAGGATGGCGCTGCTTGACCATTTGAAGGAGCTTAAGAACCGGCTCTTCAAGGCAGCCATTGGCGTCATTCTGGGCACAGTGGTGGGCTTCATCATCTACCAGCCCCTCCTCGAGGCCCTGATCAAGCCCATCAAGGACCTCAACGAGAAAGAGGGCCGCGCGGCCACCCTCAACTTCGACGGCGTGGCAAGCTCCTTTGACCTCATGGTCCAGGTGTCGGTGTTCCTCGGCGTGCTCGTTTCGAGCCCGGTCTGGATCTATCAACTATGGGCATTCATCGTGCCCGGCTTGCACAAGAAGGAACGGAACCTGGCGTTGTCCTTCGTGGCAGCGGCCGTTCCGCTGTTCATTGGCGGCGTGTTGCTGGCATGGCTGGTTTTGCCGAATGCGGTGCGCGTCCTCACGGATTTCACTCCGTCCGGTGCCTCGAACTTCATCAGCGCCGAAATCTATTTGGCCTTCGTCCTGCGGCTGCTGCTCGCCTTCGGAATCGCTTTCCTTGTGCCGGTGGTCCTGGTCGGCCTGAACCTTGCGGGAATCGTCAAAGGCAAGCAACTGGTCAAAAGCTGGCGAATCACGATCTTCCTGGTGTGCCTGTTCGCAGCCATGGCCGCTCCCGGAGCCGACGCCATGAGCATGTTCTACCTCGCAGCTCCCATGCTTCTTCTCTTCTTTGCGGCCATCGGGGTCTGCCTGTGGAACGACCGCCGGCGTGAACGCCGGGCCATTAAGCGAGCTGCTGAGACGGAAGCCACGGCAGATATTGCCACCCCGGCGACCGATCTGGAGAATCTGTAGACACCGGGCTACTAGGCTTGAGGCATGTCCTCGATTTCCGGCCCACCATCGCCATCGGACCGCTACCGTGCGGCCGCCAACCGGACAGCGGAAGCCAAGACCTACCTGGGCTCCTTCGCACGCACCCTCGACTTTGAACTGGATGACTTCCAGCGCGAGGCGTGCCGTTCCCTCCAGGAAGGGCGGGGAGTCCTGGTTGCGGCTCCCACCGGTGCGGGTAAAACGATCGTCGGCGAGTTTGCCATCTACTTGGCGCTCCAGCGTGGGCTCAAGGCGTTCTACACCACGCCCATCAAGGCACTGAGCAACCAGAAGTTCACCGAACTGAGCGCCAAGTATGGAGCACCCAACGTCGGGTTGCTCACGGGCGATACCACCATCAACGGTGATGCTCCCGTGGTGGTCATGACCACCGAAGTCCTGCGGAACATGCTGTACGCCGATTCCGAAACCCTGGGCGACTTGGGCTTCGTGGTCATGGACGAGGTCCACTACTTGGCTGACCGTTTCCGCGGAGCCGTGTGGGAAGAAGTAATCATCCACCTTCCAAGCGAGGTCCAGGTGGCTTCCTTGAGCGCCACGGTCTCCAATGCCGAAGAGTTCGGGGCCTGGCTGGACACGGTGCGCGGCGATACCGACGTCATCGTGTCCGAGCACCGTCCCGTGCCGTTGTGGCAGCACGTGATGGTGGGACGCGAAATTGTGGACCTTTTCGCGGGGGACACCACCTTCGATGAGATCGCTCCGGCCCTTCCGGATACGGAAGTTCCCGACCTTGGCGAATCGGAGGAAACCCCGCCGTCGGAATCGAGGGCCGTCTCCGGGAAGTCGGCCAAGCGTGCTGTGGAAGCCACCGTCCGCCACGCCGTGACCGGCCCTGAGTTCGAGGTCAATCCCGACCTCCTTGCCATGGCCCGTTCCGAGAGCCGGATGAATGTGAACGCCCGCTACTCGCACGGCGGGAGGAGCCGCCGTCGCCAGGACCGGCAGCGTGAGGACCGGCAGACCGCACAGCGCAGCCCTGTCCGCCGGGCCAGCAGGCCCCAGGTCATTGACAGCCTGAACCGCCAGGGTCTCCTGCCCGCCATCACTTTCATTTTTTCGCGGGCCGGCTGTGACGCCGCCGTGGCCCAGTGTGCTGCTTCCGGGCTCTGGCTGACCACTGAACGTGAGCAGCAGATCATTGCCCAGCGCGTTGACGAAGCCAGCCACGAAATCCCCGCCGACGACCTCGATGTCCTGGGCTTCTGGGGTTGGCGGGATGGCCTCATCCGGGGTTTCGCCGCACATCACGCCGGCATGCTGCCCACCTTCAAGGAAGTGGTGGAAAAGCTCTTCGCGGACGGCCTTGTCAAAGCTGTCTTCGCGACGGAGACCCTGGCGCTGGGGGTTAACATGCCCGCCCGCTGCGTTGTGTTGGAGAAGCTTGAGAAGTTCAATGGCGAAGCGCACGTCAACATCACGGCGGGGGAGTACACCCAACTCACAGGCCGTGCCGGACGCCGCGGGATCGACGTGGAGGGCCACGCGGTGGTCCTTTGGCAACCTGGCACCGATCCCGCAGCGGTGGCCGGTCTCGCGTCGCGGCGTACCTATCCGCTGAACTCCAGCTTCCGGCCCACCTACAACATGAGCATCAACCTCATCGCCCAGTTCGGCCGGGCCCGGGCGCGCGAAATTCTTGAATCGTCCTTCGCGCAGTTCCAGGCCGATCGCTCGGTGGTGGGGCTGGCCCGCCAGGTCCGCGGGCGGGAAGAGTCCCTGGCCGGCTACGCGAAGGCCATGGAGTGCCATCTGGGCGACTTCAGCGAATACTCGAAGCTTCGCCGCGAACTGAGCGATGCCGAGCAGCACGCGGCCCGCGACCACCAGCGCGCGCGACGTTCCAGGGTGTCCGATTCCCTGACGCGTCTCATTCCGGGGGACGTCATCAGCGTCTCCGGTGGCAGGCTGGCGGGTTACGCCGTCGTCCTGGAAGTAGACCCCAACGCCCGCGAACCGCGTCCGTCGGTCCTGACAGCGGACAATCAATTGCGCCGGCTCGGCGTCCATGACATCGACGCGCCGGTGTCTGCCGTGACGCGCATCCGGATCCCCAAGTCGTTCAACGCCAAGGTTCCCAAGTCGCGCCGCGACCTGGCCGCCTCCATGCGGAACGCGGTCAACGGCGACTCTTCGCGGCAGCGGCGCAACAGCCGGCACGAAGACTTTGGCCTGGGTTCGCGCGCACAG includes:
- the tatA gene encoding Sec-independent protein translocase subunit TatA yields the protein MRLEGWHLIIIIVLALVLFAAPKLPSMARSIGQSMRIFKSEVREMKKDGASETKDTQASSDAVEGRVVDHPDAKAKNNGETDVPPSNRV
- a CDS encoding ubiquitin-like protein Pup, whose protein sequence is MAGQEQQQPQARETETEVDVPEAPPAAPEAQASEATQGVDDLLDEIDGVLESNAEEFVRAFVQKGGQ
- a CDS encoding DEAD/DEAH box helicase produces the protein MSSISGPPSPSDRYRAAANRTAEAKTYLGSFARTLDFELDDFQREACRSLQEGRGVLVAAPTGAGKTIVGEFAIYLALQRGLKAFYTTPIKALSNQKFTELSAKYGAPNVGLLTGDTTINGDAPVVVMTTEVLRNMLYADSETLGDLGFVVMDEVHYLADRFRGAVWEEVIIHLPSEVQVASLSATVSNAEEFGAWLDTVRGDTDVIVSEHRPVPLWQHVMVGREIVDLFAGDTTFDEIAPALPDTEVPDLGESEETPPSESRAVSGKSAKRAVEATVRHAVTGPEFEVNPDLLAMARSESRMNVNARYSHGGRSRRRQDRQREDRQTAQRSPVRRASRPQVIDSLNRQGLLPAITFIFSRAGCDAAVAQCAASGLWLTTEREQQIIAQRVDEASHEIPADDLDVLGFWGWRDGLIRGFAAHHAGMLPTFKEVVEKLFADGLVKAVFATETLALGVNMPARCVVLEKLEKFNGEAHVNITAGEYTQLTGRAGRRGIDVEGHAVVLWQPGTDPAAVAGLASRRTYPLNSSFRPTYNMSINLIAQFGRARAREILESSFAQFQADRSVVGLARQVRGREESLAGYAKAMECHLGDFSEYSKLRRELSDAEQHAARDHQRARRSRVSDSLTRLIPGDVISVSGGRLAGYAVVLEVDPNAREPRPSVLTADNQLRRLGVHDIDAPVSAVTRIRIPKSFNAKVPKSRRDLAASMRNAVNGDSSRQRRNSRHEDFGLGSRAQDQERKIAEIRRALRAHPCHGCSDREDHARWSERWWKLRKETDGLVRQIQGRTNTIAKTFDRVCDVLSTYGYLDTHDDGRVTISADGQRLRRIYGEKDLLISQSIRQGAINDLDAAELASLASTLVYQAKREDRGLRPRMPSVSLETAVDIVIREWSRLEDTEEQNRLPLTAEPELGLMWPMYKWAKGRHLQEVLSGTDLAAGDFVRWAKQVVDLLDQLAKIPQLDPRLARICRESIDLVRRGVVAYSTVA
- the prcA gene encoding proteasome subunit alpha, which gives rise to MTQQFYVSPEQLMKDRADFARKGIARGRSVIVISCADGIALVAENPSPSLHKIGEIYDKIAFAAVGKYNEFESLRQAGVRYADVRGYSYDREDVTARGLASVYAQSLGAVFTAEQKPFEVELAVAEVGPRQELDHLYRLTFDGSIADENGFVVMGGVADQISDVVKDTWDAGLDFPGALRLALRALAADKDVDALPPTAVEAAVLERASESSRGTRRAFRRLLPEDLAQLLVEEA
- the pafA gene encoding Pup--protein ligase; protein product: MDKRIFGIETEFGISYSSPDSRPLAPEEVARYLFRKVVSWGRSSNVFLTNGSRLYLDVGSHPEYATAECDDLAQLIAHDRAGELILDDLVDEAQARLAAEGFNGTVYLFKNNTDSAGNSYGSHENYLIPRRGEFSRLAEILIPFLVTRQLIAGAGKVLKTPHGATFAFSQRADHIWEGVSSATTRSRPIINTRDEPHADAEFYRRLHVIVGDSNMSETSALLKVGTVDLILRMIEAGVIMRDMRMENPIRSIREISHDLSGRALVRLANGRQLSALDIQREYLAKVTEFVAANGAHNPHVPLIIDLWTRTLDAIESGNSSSIDTEVDWAIKKKLMEGYMKRHDIGLDSPRIAQLDLTYHDISRQRGLFFLLQSRGAARRLVTETEVKDAVDAPPQSTRAKLRGDFVRRAQELGRDYTVDWVHLKLNDRAHQTILCKDPFRSVDERVDALLDSMS
- a CDS encoding helix-turn-helix transcriptional regulator → MSASRTERLLNLLLALLNTKVGLSRAVLREKVYRGAADNDAAFGRMFERDKVDLKQFGFEIETLMDTGFGNDDPASTRYRIGKDSNRLPDVHLTPAEGTVLLLAAQLWERAALGKAAADAVRKLHAAGGFSEAELPAGVQPRIKPAGQAFDDVVAAMHGRHPIRFGYLAGSTNREETRDVEPWGLGSRFGQWYLVGFDLGRGAKRFYRLSRMTTAVTVLTNRSFDPPAGFDARAELDSLRELPLRTATLDVKPGRVLALRHRATAVTEGAGIGRDLLSVPFRDPEQFAEELASYGPHVAVREPADLRTAVVRRLEAAAAFNAAPPVPVSFPDAAPATRARKRTSEDQLARMLQLVPFLVHHQGLHIQEVADHFGITRKALIDDLKILICSGLPEGYPDDLLDIQWENDHVYITEHLDLSRPVRFSEEEAAALLTGLAMLGDLPALAGLPDGDAGSALESVTIKLAGAAGDAARLAGSVAGASVAPQQSQAFAAISQALRDGSQLRLRYLSPQRDEVSERDVDPLRLFSMDNTWYFEAYCHSKSGIRNFRLDRIESLEPNGRPVSMASTPETDVPARLFTPGDDDAVVVLQLTRQGAGLADDYYAERTAPMPYGGLLAEVRFGSTDWLPMLVAQHGGSARIIDPLQLRDEAQAWLLAALRQYSGPSSVQSREVG
- a CDS encoding FKBP-type peptidyl-prolyl cis-trans isomerase produces the protein MSFGQRDYDRTKPEIEFPEGDVPTELRITDLIEGTGAEAKAGDTVSTHYVGVAWSTGEEFDASWGRGAPLDFRVGVGQVIQGWDQGLLGMKVGGRRRLEIPSELAYGSRGAGGAIKPNEALIFVVDLVAVR
- the prcB gene encoding proteasome subunit beta, which codes for MQDPSIGPLANQATSSFTEHLQRSRPELLPFNQTLPAGAAPAAPHATTIVAMTYAGGVLMAGDRRATMGNVIASRHIEKVFPADQYSVLGIAGTAGLAIDITRLFQVELEHYEKIEGTLLSLVGKANRLGAMIRGNLPMAMQGMAVIPLFAGFDHGSATGRLFSYDLTGGRYEEYEHHSVGSGSVFARGALKKLWRPNLSEDEAVAVAVESLYDAADDDSATGGPDPVRQLWPVVYAVNRAGHRRIPERELAAISAAIVESRAIAGREA
- a CDS encoding FKBP-type peptidyl-prolyl cis-trans isomerase: MRRLLATLLPVLLLLTACGGGDAPESEPTSKSTGDISKLSSLKVTDNGDDKAPGLDFTKPLAVSEPTVKVVDEGDGETIKAGQTAELAYIAVDGTDGKTIEDTYPSGPQPIELGEDLKAGNEAIYNAIVGAKVGSHVAFAAPGNASASGQAGTQIVVFKLLGAKETPKALEKPEGETVTPPAGLPTVKENEQGIPEISVAGVAAPKELVSQDLIKGNGPVVKESDTLTVNYVGVTLKDGTKFDSSYDRGKPTSFPLTGVIKGWTQGLAGKTVGSRVLLVIPQDLAYGAEGQGEAKGDLVFVVDILGVK
- the tatC gene encoding twin-arginine translocase subunit TatC, which encodes MVQTKGRKANPEARMALLDHLKELKNRLFKAAIGVILGTVVGFIIYQPLLEALIKPIKDLNEKEGRAATLNFDGVASSFDLMVQVSVFLGVLVSSPVWIYQLWAFIVPGLHKKERNLALSFVAAAVPLFIGGVLLAWLVLPNAVRVLTDFTPSGASNFISAEIYLAFVLRLLLAFGIAFLVPVVLVGLNLAGIVKGKQLVKSWRITIFLVCLFAAMAAPGADAMSMFYLAAPMLLLFFAAIGVCLWNDRRRERRAIKRAAETEATADIATPATDLENL